The Zingiber officinale cultivar Zhangliang chromosome 9A, Zo_v1.1, whole genome shotgun sequence genome window below encodes:
- the LOC122020600 gene encoding BAG family molecular chaperone regulator 1-like isoform X4, producing MRDAYNDDVGAPVPTIRVKVKYYATYHEINISAQDTFGKMKKELFARMGLHPLDTKLMYKENESASTTFLDAVSVKDSSIIQLMEDPMAKAKCLLEITRLTNWQGRKVYLCNPPRGF from the exons ATGCGCGATGCATACAACGATGATGTCGGTGCACCTGTCCCCACCATCCGTGTCAAGGTCAAATACTATGCCACTTACCACGAGATTAACATCAGTGCCCAGGACACCTTTG GGAAGATGAAGAAGGAGCTATTTGCCAGGATGGGGCTACATCCGCTCGACACGAAGCTGATGTATAAGGAAAACGAGAGCGCATCGACGACTTTCCTCGATGCTGTTAGCGTTAAGGACAGCTCTATAATACAATTGATGGAGGATCCGATGGCGAAGGCAAAGTGTCTCCTGGAGATCACAAGACTGACAAATTGGCAAGGTCGCAAAGTCTATCTCTGTAATCCGCCTCGAG GCTTTTGA
- the LOC122020600 gene encoding BAG family molecular chaperone regulator 1-like isoform X3, producing MRDAYNDDVGAPVPTIRVKVKYYATYHEINISAQDTFGKMKKELFARMGLHPLDTKLMYKENESASTTFLDAVSVKDSSIIQLMEDPMAKAKCLLEITRLTNWQGRKVYLCNPPRGRPSCLQGDKVLELARGGGVKRKGAPGGALLPQGGQR from the exons ATGCGCGATGCATACAACGATGATGTCGGTGCACCTGTCCCCACCATCCGTGTCAAGGTCAAATACTATGCCACTTACCACGAGATTAACATCAGTGCCCAGGACACCTTTG GGAAGATGAAGAAGGAGCTATTTGCCAGGATGGGGCTACATCCGCTCGACACGAAGCTGATGTATAAGGAAAACGAGAGCGCATCGACGACTTTCCTCGATGCTGTTAGCGTTAAGGACAGCTCTATAATACAATTGATGGAGGATCCGATGGCGAAGGCAAAGTGTCTCCTGGAGATCACAAGACTGACAAATTGGCAAGGTCGCAAAGTCTATCTCTGTAATCCGCCTCGAGGTCGACCGTCTTGCCTCCAag GCGACAAGGTACTTGAGCTAGCAAGAGGTGGTGGTGTGAAACGGAAAGGGGCACCGGGTGGTGCACTACTACCTCAAGGGGGTCAGCGGTAG
- the LOC122020600 gene encoding BAG family molecular chaperone regulator 1-like isoform X2 translates to MRDAYNDDVGAPVPTIRVKVKYYATYHEINISAQDTFGKMKKELFARMGLHPLDTKLMYKENESASTTFLDAVSVKDSSIIQLMEDPMAKAKCLLEITRLTNWQGRKVYLCNPPRGRPSCLQGGWLPGAQSIESGKKLLLLKEIVQDLELLGSPLLLLLWWVVFYSLDYCLEANKGFPEVQSSFCDS, encoded by the exons ATGCGCGATGCATACAACGATGATGTCGGTGCACCTGTCCCCACCATCCGTGTCAAGGTCAAATACTATGCCACTTACCACGAGATTAACATCAGTGCCCAGGACACCTTTG GGAAGATGAAGAAGGAGCTATTTGCCAGGATGGGGCTACATCCGCTCGACACGAAGCTGATGTATAAGGAAAACGAGAGCGCATCGACGACTTTCCTCGATGCTGTTAGCGTTAAGGACAGCTCTATAATACAATTGATGGAGGATCCGATGGCGAAGGCAAAGTGTCTCCTGGAGATCACAAGACTGACAAATTGGCAAGGTCGCAAAGTCTATCTCTGTAATCCGCCTCGAGGTCGACCGTCTTGCCTCCAag GTGGATGGCTTCCCGGGGCTCAATCCATTGAATCAGGAAAAAAGTTGCTTTTATTGAAGGAAATTGTACAAGACCTTGAATTATTGGGCTCACCATTGCTCTTGCTTTTATGGTGGgttgtcttttattccttggattaTTGTTTGGAGGCAAATAAAGGTTTCCCAGAGGTCCAATCGAGCTTTTGTGATAGCTG A
- the LOC122020600 gene encoding BAG family molecular chaperone regulator 1-like isoform X1 yields MRDAYNDDVGAPVPTIRVKVKYYATYHEINISAQDTFGKMKKELFARMGLHPLDTKLMYKENESASTTFLDAVSVKDSSIIQLMEDPMAKAKCLLEITRLTNWQGRKVYLCNPPRGRPSCLQGGWLPGAQSIESGKKLLLLKEIVQDLELLGSPLLLLLWWVVFYSLDYCLEANKGFPEVQSSFCDSW; encoded by the exons ATGCGCGATGCATACAACGATGATGTCGGTGCACCTGTCCCCACCATCCGTGTCAAGGTCAAATACTATGCCACTTACCACGAGATTAACATCAGTGCCCAGGACACCTTTG GGAAGATGAAGAAGGAGCTATTTGCCAGGATGGGGCTACATCCGCTCGACACGAAGCTGATGTATAAGGAAAACGAGAGCGCATCGACGACTTTCCTCGATGCTGTTAGCGTTAAGGACAGCTCTATAATACAATTGATGGAGGATCCGATGGCGAAGGCAAAGTGTCTCCTGGAGATCACAAGACTGACAAATTGGCAAGGTCGCAAAGTCTATCTCTGTAATCCGCCTCGAGGTCGACCGTCTTGCCTCCAag GTGGATGGCTTCCCGGGGCTCAATCCATTGAATCAGGAAAAAAGTTGCTTTTATTGAAGGAAATTGTACAAGACCTTGAATTATTGGGCTCACCATTGCTCTTGCTTTTATGGTGGgttgtcttttattccttggattaTTGTTTGGAGGCAAATAAAGGTTTCCCAGAGGTCCAATCGAGCTTTTGTGATAGCTGGTAA